A region of Heteronotia binoei isolate CCM8104 ecotype False Entrance Well chromosome 2, APGP_CSIRO_Hbin_v1, whole genome shotgun sequence DNA encodes the following proteins:
- the LOC132567260 gene encoding zinc finger protein 584-like has translation MWGGSMKVEAKFSEVEGAPSEEGRRAQAQEFAQDALSSGSEEMLSSRFLCREVETPPRPLVQSPFSFEEVAVYFTVAEWGLLDLGQKDLYREVMLENYESVAFLAADVEETAREFQRFSLDIVKNEDAKESFGDGPQRQEESHADFGVQQEEVGTEIFGVWIKNPVAHHTSMCRF, from the exons atgtggggaggaTCCATGAAGGTGGAAGCAAAGTTCTCTGAGGTAGAAGGAGCTCCGTCAGAGGAAGGTCggagggcgcaggcccaggagtTTGCCCAAGATGCCCTGTCAAGTG gcagtgaagagatgttaTCGAGCCGTTTTCTTTGCAGAGAAGTGGAAACGCCTCCTCGACCTctggtccag tctccattttcctttgaggaagtggccgtgtatttcaccgTGGCAGAGTGGGGCCTGCTGGATCTGGGCCAAAAagatctctacagggaagtcatgctggagaactatgaaagtgtggcttttctgg CAGCGGATGTAGAGGAGACAGCGAGGGAATTCCAGAGGTTCTCCTTGGATATAGTGAAGAATGAAGATGCCAAAGAAAGTTTTGGAGATGGACCTCAGAGGCAGGAGGAAAGCCATGCAG ACTTCGGTGTACAACAGGAGGAGGTAGGCACTGAAATATTTGGAGTGTGGATAAAAAATCCAGTAGCACATCATACCTCCATGTGTAGATTCTAA